The uncultured Ilyobacter sp. genome has a segment encoding these proteins:
- a CDS encoding ABC transporter ATP-binding protein, whose protein sequence is MSLINLKDVVVSYNGSTNILKNLNIDIEKGQLVSLLGPSGCGKTTTLRVIAGFIEAKSGQFVFDEDDYTHIPVHKRNFGLVFQSYALFPHLTVFDNVAFGLKMKKANKKNIKNDVEKILKLVDLDGFGSRYPKELSGGQRQRVALARALVIKPKLLLLDEPLSNLDAKLRLKMRVEIRRLQQKLGITTVFVTHDQEECFSISDKVAVMNAGIIEQYDTPEKIYSNPASEFVARFVGFENFLDLSKTSDNLYVSKSGMKFASDYDCDKISVGNEKVGTIRPDDIQIHDCETTKENNTIDGTIEVRTYLGKEYQYSVNTEVGNILVTAGNDKKFSKGNRVRLYLPSNKLILV, encoded by the coding sequence ATGTCACTGATAAATTTAAAGGATGTTGTCGTCTCTTATAACGGTAGTACGAATATATTAAAAAACTTAAATATTGATATAGAAAAAGGACAACTGGTTTCTCTACTGGGTCCCAGCGGATGTGGTAAGACTACCACTCTCAGGGTAATTGCAGGTTTTATAGAGGCAAAAAGTGGTCAGTTTGTATTTGATGAAGATGATTATACACATATTCCAGTGCATAAAAGAAATTTTGGCTTGGTATTTCAAAGTTATGCATTATTCCCACATCTCACTGTTTTTGATAATGTGGCATTTGGGCTCAAGATGAAAAAAGCAAATAAAAAAAATATAAAAAATGATGTAGAAAAAATACTGAAGCTTGTTGACTTAGACGGTTTCGGATCCCGTTATCCCAAGGAACTTTCTGGCGGTCAAAGACAGAGAGTGGCACTTGCTAGAGCCTTGGTTATCAAACCAAAGTTGCTATTATTAGATGAACCTCTAAGTAATCTGGATGCAAAATTAAGATTGAAAATGAGAGTGGAAATAAGAAGGTTGCAGCAAAAGCTGGGTATTACCACAGTTTTTGTAACACACGATCAGGAAGAATGTTTTTCCATATCAGACAAGGTGGCTGTAATGAATGCAGGTATAATAGAACAGTATGACACACCTGAAAAAATTTATTCAAATCCCGCAAGTGAATTTGTAGCACGATTTGTAGGTTTTGAAAACTTTCTGGATCTCAGTAAAACCAGTGATAATTTATATGTTTCAAAATCAGGTATGAAGTTCGCCAGTGACTATGACTGTGATAAGATATCTGTAGGTAATGAAAAAGTAGGTACAATAAGGCCAGATGATATTCAAATTCATGACTGTGAGACTACCAAGGAGAACAACACTATAGATGGGACTATAGAGGTTAGGACTTATCTCGGGAAAGAATATCAGTATTCTGTAAATACAGAGGTGGGAAATATACTGGTCACTGCTGGCAATGATAAAAAATTTAGCAAGGGTAACAGGGTAAGGTTATACCTGCCATCAAATAAATTAATATTAGTATAA
- a CDS encoding adenine deaminase C-terminal domain-containing protein: MELDLIIKNIQVYNSYLKKFIHGDVGILDGKFLYIGDISEIQDEELKAKEVIDGNSRYMIPGLIDIHMHVESSMTTPFQFSQGVIPHGVTTLVADPHEMANVFGIDGITEMINSSKNSAVDFFYGIPSSVPSTNKNLETTGASIKAEDVEKLLDIEDVCCLGEVMNFKDLVGDQESTINKIIKKIKNKKPHMRIEGHCPKISGLDLARFIYQGVDADHTQQTPDSLEEKIKNGMFMEIQEKSMTEENIKYLVENELYEHFCLVTDDTMADKLVKGHLNKLVKKAISMGVSKEMAIYVSTYTPARRMLLDDRGSITPGKIADFVMLESIEEFQIDMVYKNGKLIFDGKVEYKESENKFPEKFYNSIKLNFLKETDFQVTAPIQDGRVKCRAIKVIPESTFTIEKETTLHVENNKLQWEKSDYCLISVFNRYGKGKDKAFGLVTGSIIKEGAIATSYAHDHHNLMVMGRNSKDMVIASNWVIENGGGYCVVKDGKVIAGVELPIGGIISEERIDLLAEKVKKLSDSMEKLGYVHHNKIMSFSTLSLPVSPSLKISDKGLIDVVKQEIVPLFYKGL, from the coding sequence ATGGAGCTGGATTTAATCATAAAAAATATACAGGTATATAATTCATATCTGAAAAAATTTATTCATGGGGACGTAGGAATATTGGATGGTAAATTCCTTTATATCGGTGATATTTCTGAAATTCAAGATGAAGAATTAAAAGCCAAAGAGGTTATCGATGGAAATTCTAGATATATGATCCCGGGACTTATAGATATTCATATGCATGTAGAAAGCTCTATGACAACTCCCTTTCAATTTTCTCAGGGGGTCATACCCCATGGGGTAACGACGCTAGTTGCCGATCCCCACGAAATGGCAAATGTTTTTGGCATAGACGGTATAACAGAGATGATCAATAGTTCTAAAAACAGTGCCGTAGATTTTTTCTACGGCATTCCCAGTTCGGTTCCCTCTACAAACAAGAATTTAGAAACCACAGGAGCCAGTATAAAGGCAGAAGATGTGGAAAAACTCCTGGATATAGAGGATGTGTGCTGTCTGGGAGAGGTCATGAATTTTAAGGATTTGGTAGGAGACCAAGAATCCACCATCAATAAGATAATAAAAAAGATAAAAAATAAGAAACCCCATATGAGAATAGAGGGACACTGTCCAAAGATATCCGGTTTGGATCTGGCTAGGTTTATCTATCAGGGCGTGGATGCTGATCATACGCAGCAGACCCCAGATTCTCTGGAGGAAAAAATTAAAAATGGAATGTTTATGGAGATTCAGGAAAAATCCATGACAGAAGAAAATATAAAGTATCTTGTGGAAAATGAGTTGTATGAGCATTTCTGCCTTGTAACAGATGATACTATGGCCGATAAACTTGTAAAAGGTCATTTAAATAAACTTGTAAAAAAGGCCATATCCATGGGAGTTTCCAAGGAGATGGCAATATACGTGAGTACTTATACCCCTGCAAGAAGAATGCTTTTAGATGACAGGGGAAGTATCACACCAGGAAAGATAGCTGATTTTGTGATGCTAGAAAGTATAGAGGAGTTTCAAATAGACATGGTGTATAAAAATGGAAAGCTGATATTTGACGGCAAGGTAGAGTATAAAGAATCAGAAAATAAATTCCCGGAAAAATTTTATAACAGTATAAAATTAAATTTTTTAAAAGAAACAGATTTTCAGGTAACGGCCCCTATACAAGATGGTCGGGTTAAATGCAGAGCTATAAAAGTGATACCTGAAAGCACCTTTACAATAGAGAAAGAAACTACCCTCCATGTAGAAAATAATAAGTTACAGTGGGAAAAGTCCGATTATTGTCTGATCTCCGTGTTCAACAGATACGGGAAGGGCAAGGATAAAGCTTTTGGACTGGTGACAGGAAGCATAATAAAAGAAGGGGCCATTGCCACCAGCTACGCCCACGATCATCATAATCTCATGGTCATGGGGAGAAATTCAAAGGACATGGTTATAGCTTCTAATTGGGTTATTGAAAACGGTGGAGGTTACTGTGTTGTAAAAGACGGTAAGGTTATCGCTGGAGTAGAATTACCTATAGGGGGCATTATATCAGAGGAAAGAATTGATCTGCTGGCTGAAAAGGTAAAAAAACTAAGTGACAGCATGGAGAAATTAGGCTATGTTCATCACAACAAGATAATGTCCTTTAGCACTCTTTCTCTACCAGTCAGTCCAAGTCTAAAAATATCTGATAAAGGATTAATAGATGTTGTTAAACAGGAAATAGTTCCTTTGTTTTACAAGGGTTTATAA
- a CDS encoding ABC transporter substrate-binding protein — protein MKKLSIILTLMLTLAALTGCGGKKEVEEAKGDAPTELVISTWGYSEDLLWENVFTPFEKENNVKIILETGNNSERLTKLKSNPNSNIDIIYLAEAFAQEGIEAGLFEKIDYSKVPNAENLNKKAKKITESGYGPAYTLNRAAIAYDPNKTGFEIKSWNDLWNPNLEGKISIPDVTTTFGPSTMYIASNYKNVDISSDNGEAAFKALEELKPNLVKTYSRSSDLANMFANNEIAAAITADFAYGRVKGGAPDVVFLDPSEGAFINFNTINIVKSSKNKELATKFINYALSKEVQSRTAKALGESPVNSEVELTEEESANLTYGEVIENSNTVDHVFVNSVKTKWIDNWNRTLNQ, from the coding sequence ATGAAAAAATTATCAATTATTTTAACCTTAATGCTGACACTGGCAGCTCTTACAGGATGCGGCGGAAAAAAAGAAGTGGAAGAGGCAAAAGGTGATGCTCCAACTGAATTAGTAATTTCTACATGGGGGTACAGTGAGGATTTGCTATGGGAAAATGTTTTTACACCCTTTGAAAAAGAAAACAATGTAAAAATAATTTTGGAGACAGGTAATAACTCAGAAAGATTGACAAAACTAAAGAGTAACCCAAACAGCAATATTGATATTATTTATTTAGCAGAGGCCTTTGCTCAAGAGGGTATAGAGGCTGGACTATTTGAAAAAATCGATTACAGCAAAGTTCCAAATGCTGAAAATCTCAATAAAAAAGCAAAAAAAATAACAGAATCAGGGTACGGTCCCGCTTATACTTTGAATCGTGCAGCAATCGCCTATGATCCAAATAAAACTGGTTTTGAAATCAAATCATGGAATGACCTATGGAATCCTAACCTAGAAGGAAAAATATCAATTCCTGATGTCACAACAACATTTGGACCTTCTACAATGTATATCGCTTCAAATTATAAAAATGTTGATATAAGCTCAGATAACGGAGAGGCAGCTTTCAAAGCCTTGGAAGAATTAAAACCAAATCTGGTTAAAACCTATTCGAGATCATCAGATCTAGCAAATATGTTTGCTAACAATGAGATAGCCGCAGCTATCACTGCTGATTTTGCCTACGGAAGAGTCAAAGGCGGAGCACCAGATGTTGTATTTTTAGATCCATCAGAAGGAGCATTTATAAATTTTAACACTATAAACATCGTAAAATCTTCTAAGAACAAGGAGCTGGCAACAAAGTTTATAAATTATGCACTAAGCAAAGAAGTTCAGAGCAGAACTGCCAAGGCACTGGGAGAATCTCCTGTGAATTCGGAAGTAGAGTTAACAGAAGAGGAGTCGGCTAACTTAACTTATGGTGAAGTAATTGAAAATTCTAACACCGTTGATCACGTATTTGTAAATTCTGTTAAAACTAAGTGGATAGACAACTGGAACAGAACTTTAAATCAATAA
- a CDS encoding nucleotide-binding domain containing protein, with translation MPFFKEGGLLTINDTHYVDNGQELVPAGETEFAKDRTFGYTKSNIGEWVEEKTKAEYLAKDTIGISLESLRTLEIDRIADQLINVKDFNKVVVNAIDYVDVKIFCVALIKALNSGKDFMYRTAAAFTKIVGGITNKPILQRDDLVKEENGNGGLIIVGSHVKKTTQQLYELMKNDSVEYIEFDCHLVLKPVEFKAELERVIERCDTSIGAGKTCCVYTKRERLDLGENKKEEELKMFVEISDAVTSIVARIKNKPNYVIAKGGITSSDVGTKGLNVKKAMVAGQIKPGIPVWTIGDESRFPGTPYVIFPGNVGSVTTFREAVEVLEG, from the coding sequence ATGCCATTTTTTAAAGAGGGTGGACTTCTTACGATCAATGATACTCACTATGTTGATAACGGCCAGGAATTAGTTCCTGCCGGAGAGACTGAATTTGCAAAAGACAGAACATTCGGATATACAAAATCTAATATAGGTGAATGGGTAGAGGAAAAAACAAAGGCTGAATACTTAGCCAAAGATACAATAGGAATTTCTCTTGAGAGTCTCAGAACTCTTGAAATAGATAGAATCGCCGATCAGCTTATAAATGTAAAAGACTTTAATAAAGTTGTTGTAAATGCTATAGATTATGTAGATGTAAAAATATTCTGTGTAGCCCTGATAAAGGCTTTGAATTCAGGTAAGGATTTCATGTACAGAACAGCTGCAGCTTTTACAAAGATAGTCGGAGGAATTACCAATAAACCGATACTTCAAAGAGATGATTTGGTGAAAGAAGAGAATGGCAACGGGGGATTGATAATAGTAGGTTCTCATGTAAAGAAAACGACACAACAATTATACGAACTGATGAAAAATGATTCTGTTGAGTATATTGAATTTGACTGTCACCTTGTTCTGAAACCTGTGGAATTTAAGGCTGAACTTGAAAGAGTCATAGAAAGATGTGATACTTCTATAGGGGCAGGGAAGACATGTTGTGTTTACACAAAGAGAGAAAGACTCGACCTGGGAGAAAACAAAAAAGAGGAAGAGTTAAAAATGTTTGTTGAAATTTCAGATGCAGTTACAAGTATTGTGGCGAGAATAAAGAATAAACCAAATTATGTTATAGCTAAGGGGGGAATAACATCAAGTGATGTGGGAACTAAGGGATTGAATGTCAAAAAAGCTATGGTTGCAGGACAGATCAAACCTGGAATACCTGTTTGGACTATAGGGGATGAAAGCAGATTTCCTGGTACTCCATATGTTATATTCCCTGGTAATGTCGGGTCAGTAACTACTTTCAGGGAAGCGGTAGAAGTTTTAGAAGGTTAG
- a CDS encoding PBP1A family penicillin-binding protein gives MKKILKYLFLFAGAGAAVAFALGLILLFSAYRSLPDIEELVKSYRDSEPTIIYDSKGKQVDLITKRRGEPIHIDEIPENMKNAVIAIEDKRFYTHHGFDMRRLGKAVLVNLSRGRAVQGGSTITQQLAKNAFLSNEKTLLRKVKEALITLEIEKRYEKDEILEKYLNEIYFGSGSYGIKEASRAIFDKDVSRINLAEVAILAGVPNRPAKYDPRKNLDKAIERGQLVLKLMLKQEFITEPEYERAMNHKFVYEKDLKNSGKSKYVSAILDKRSKRYFKSPEFTDIVEDELVEMFDEKTVYEGGLKVYTGLDADMQKIALETFNNYKPFVNDSKLQGALVTIDTETGYVKSIVGGKNFRSGNFNRAIMAKRQPGSAFKPFVYYTALEKGIAMNALRNDSAEKYGDWQPKNYGNKNYGEMTILQAMENSVNTIAVKLLKEVGISNVISNFKKTGVSIDIPKDLSIALGTMSITPMELATSYAPFSNGGYSVQPIFITKIEDRNGNVLYEQPVVKKQVLDSENISLITHMLKDVVSYGSGRRARVRTVNGKYAEQGGKTGTTNDNKSAWFAGVTPEYATTVYIGYDDNTSMPSYASGGSIAAPLWGEYYQAMINRGVYTPGDFEFIKENLKNKTLVSRTIDLRNGELGSPSSEYKRTALFKKGQVPDGFTDNIYWGIKNMFGNNDEPGEAENKEDGEKSKKKKSRLFFRHFF, from the coding sequence ATGAAAAAAATATTAAAGTACTTATTTTTATTTGCCGGAGCCGGTGCAGCAGTGGCTTTCGCTTTGGGACTAATTTTACTGTTCTCGGCCTATAGAAGCCTTCCAGATATAGAGGAGCTGGTAAAATCCTATAGGGATTCGGAGCCGACTATAATCTATGACAGCAAAGGAAAACAGGTGGACCTTATAACTAAACGTAGGGGTGAGCCTATACATATTGATGAGATTCCTGAAAATATGAAGAATGCTGTCATTGCTATAGAGGATAAAAGGTTTTATACTCATCACGGATTTGACATGAGAAGACTTGGGAAAGCAGTTTTGGTAAATTTATCAAGGGGAAGAGCTGTCCAGGGAGGGAGTACCATTACCCAGCAGCTGGCAAAAAATGCATTTCTGAGTAATGAAAAAACCCTTCTCAGAAAAGTGAAGGAAGCTTTGATAACCCTAGAAATAGAAAAAAGATACGAAAAAGATGAGATTCTCGAGAAGTATCTAAACGAGATATATTTTGGATCTGGGTCTTATGGAATAAAAGAAGCTTCAAGGGCGATATTTGATAAAGATGTATCTAGAATAAACCTGGCTGAGGTTGCTATTCTTGCAGGTGTTCCAAATAGACCGGCTAAATATGATCCTAGAAAGAATTTGGATAAGGCCATAGAAAGAGGGCAACTGGTTCTGAAACTGATGCTAAAGCAGGAGTTCATAACCGAACCTGAGTATGAAAGAGCAATGAATCATAAATTTGTCTATGAAAAAGATTTGAAAAACAGTGGAAAGAGTAAATATGTATCTGCAATCTTGGACAAAAGAAGCAAAAGATATTTTAAATCTCCCGAATTTACCGACATAGTGGAAGACGAACTGGTTGAAATGTTTGATGAAAAAACAGTCTATGAAGGGGGCTTAAAGGTATATACGGGTCTTGATGCAGATATGCAGAAGATTGCTCTTGAGACTTTTAACAATTATAAACCTTTTGTAAATGATTCAAAACTTCAGGGAGCACTTGTAACAATAGACACTGAAACTGGCTATGTAAAAAGTATTGTAGGGGGGAAAAATTTCCGTTCTGGAAATTTTAACAGGGCAATTATGGCAAAGAGACAGCCGGGATCTGCATTCAAGCCTTTTGTATACTATACAGCCTTGGAAAAGGGAATAGCTATGAATGCCTTGAGGAATGACTCGGCTGAAAAATACGGAGACTGGCAGCCGAAAAACTACGGTAATAAAAATTATGGAGAGATGACAATACTCCAGGCCATGGAAAATTCTGTAAACACAATAGCTGTAAAGCTTTTAAAAGAAGTTGGTATATCAAATGTAATAAGTAATTTTAAAAAGACAGGAGTTTCTATAGATATACCCAAGGATCTTTCTATAGCTCTAGGTACTATGAGTATAACTCCTATGGAATTAGCAACATCTTATGCACCTTTTTCAAATGGAGGATATTCAGTTCAGCCTATATTTATTACAAAGATCGAAGACAGAAACGGGAATGTCTTATATGAACAGCCTGTTGTGAAAAAGCAAGTTTTAGACAGTGAAAATATATCACTAATTACTCATATGCTAAAAGATGTTGTAAGTTATGGATCTGGAAGGCGTGCAAGAGTCAGGACTGTAAACGGCAAATATGCAGAACAGGGTGGAAAGACAGGAACTACAAATGATAATAAATCTGCCTGGTTTGCAGGAGTAACCCCTGAATACGCAACCACTGTATATATAGGATATGATGACAATACTTCCATGCCGTCTTATGCAAGCGGAGGATCTATAGCCGCACCTCTGTGGGGGGAGTATTATCAGGCTATGATCAACAGAGGAGTATACACACCTGGAGACTTTGAGTTCATAAAAGAAAATCTAAAAAACAAAACTCTTGTATCTAGGACTATTGACCTGAGAAATGGGGAATTAGGGTCGCCATCAAGTGAGTATAAGAGAACTGCTCTTTTCAAGAAGGGACAAGTTCCTGACGGATTTACTGATAATATTTACTGGGGAATCAAAAATATGTTTGGGAATAATGATGAACCGGGGGAAGCTGAGAATAAAGAAGATGGAGAGAAAAGTAAGAAAAAAAAGTCCCGGCTTTTTTTCAGACATTTTTTCTAA
- a CDS encoding four-carbon acid sugar kinase family protein, protein MDEVKVEKLYRDALDSLDKKIVVLDDDPTGVQTVHEVAVITDWEKETLVNEFNEDKKIFFILTNSRGFTRLKRFTKQLLKTLSMHQRLLEKNIL, encoded by the coding sequence GTGGATGAAGTGAAAGTCGAAAAACTTTATAGAGATGCTTTGGATTCATTGGATAAAAAAATTGTAGTTTTGGATGATGATCCTACAGGGGTTCAGACTGTCCACGAAGTAGCAGTTATCACAGACTGGGAAAAAGAAACTCTTGTAAATGAATTTAATGAAGATAAGAAAATATTCTTCATACTTACAAACTCGAGAGGGTTTACTAGACTAAAGAGGTTCACAAAACAATTGCTGAAAACATTAAGCATGCATCAGAGATTACTGGAAAAGAATATTTTGTAA
- a CDS encoding ABC transporter permease encodes MKKKWLYALLIPGLILIILFLLVPLVYTTSSTVIGETGLTLERYLAFFKDEYYLKIYNRTLKIALITAVISMILGTPVAYFISRTKKSLRGIFIACTVFPLLTNSVVRSFAWMTILGKNGVFNNIFMALHLVDKPVKLLYTEFAIIIGSVYLFLPLMVVSLVGVMENIEDDLLEAAESLGANKITAFFQVIFPLSIPGLIVGSVLVFTGAFTAYTTPQLLGGNKNMVLATLVYQRAMTLGDWTGASVVATVMIITTLTVIGIINKLAGKLNEKGV; translated from the coding sequence ATGAAAAAGAAGTGGCTCTATGCCCTCTTAATTCCCGGCTTAATTCTGATAATTTTATTTTTACTTGTTCCGTTAGTTTATACTACAAGCTCTACTGTCATAGGAGAAACTGGACTCACTTTAGAAAGATATCTAGCTTTTTTCAAAGATGAATATTATCTTAAGATATATAATAGGACTCTTAAAATAGCACTCATCACTGCGGTTATTTCCATGATACTAGGAACTCCAGTCGCTTATTTTATATCCCGAACTAAAAAAAGCCTGCGAGGTATATTCATCGCCTGTACAGTCTTCCCTCTCCTTACCAATTCAGTAGTACGTTCTTTTGCCTGGATGACCATTTTGGGTAAAAATGGGGTTTTTAACAATATATTTATGGCCTTGCATTTAGTGGATAAACCGGTAAAACTCCTTTATACAGAATTTGCAATCATAATAGGTTCTGTCTATCTTTTTTTACCCCTTATGGTAGTCTCTTTGGTAGGAGTCATGGAGAATATCGAAGACGATCTGCTAGAAGCTGCAGAAAGCCTTGGAGCAAATAAAATTACTGCTTTTTTTCAAGTTATATTCCCACTGAGTATACCAGGACTTATAGTAGGAAGTGTCCTTGTTTTTACAGGAGCTTTTACAGCCTATACAACTCCTCAGCTTTTAGGGGGAAATAAAAATATGGTTCTGGCTACACTGGTTTATCAGCGGGCAATGACATTGGGAGACTGGACTGGAGCCTCTGTTGTGGCTACTGTGATGATAATTACCACTCTGACAGTTATCGGAATTATAAACAAATTAGCTGGAAAATTAAATGAAAAGGGAGTTTAG
- a CDS encoding site-specific integrase, whose product MAGKALTLKHGGKLGPCELSTHGFSIGDFFRTFDEFYFMKEVKGLANRSLYDYRRHFRYFKEYIQGEEIPESTELTPIIFRAYISYQINEKKVTKTTANIRVGTIRAYLKWLYLEEKLEKDIVLKVKLLKEPRKNIEVLTNEKVYQEN is encoded by the coding sequence ATGGCTGGAAAGGCTTTAACACTGAAACATGGTGGCAAACTTGGTCCATGCGAACTTAGTACCCATGGTTTTTCAATCGGGGACTTTTTTAGGACATTTGACGAGTTCTATTTTATGAAGGAAGTTAAAGGCCTTGCAAACAGAAGCTTATATGATTACAGAAGACATTTCAGGTATTTTAAAGAATATATTCAAGGCGAGGAGATTCCAGAATCCACCGAACTAACACCTATAATTTTTAGAGCTTATATCAGCTATCAGATCAATGAAAAAAAGGTAACTAAGACAACTGCTAATATAAGGGTTGGGACAATCCGAGCATACCTGAAGTGGCTTTATCTCGAGGAAAAATTAGAAAAAGATATAGTTCTAAAAGTTAAACTTTTGAAAGAACCTAGGAAAAACATAGAAGTTTTAACCAATGAGAAAGTTTATCAAGAGAATTGA
- a CDS encoding ABC transporter permease: protein MKKNKWLTFFTFCVYFFLFAPIVIIIMTAFGPDEVIAFPPRGFSIKWFSNIFTSDMFMNTFKISIQIAVIATIIALILGIPAAYAMSRNNFKGKTVIKNLFFSSIIVPGIVFGFSIFNFVIIKLRLPIYTSLLIGHTIVILPYIIRVVASSLEGFDYSIEEAAVSLGASRLKTFFLVVFPNITSGVIAAFMLAFINSFNNVPISIFLTGPGVSTLPIRMMSYVEYYYDPTISALSVTLMVMTIGIMFIVEKTLGLSYFSK from the coding sequence ATGAAAAAAAACAAATGGCTGACATTTTTTACTTTCTGTGTATATTTTTTCCTATTTGCCCCTATAGTTATTATCATAATGACGGCATTTGGTCCAGATGAAGTTATTGCTTTTCCACCAAGAGGTTTTAGCATCAAATGGTTCAGCAACATCTTTACATCAGATATGTTTATGAATACCTTTAAGATAAGTATTCAGATTGCAGTTATTGCTACAATTATTGCATTGATTTTGGGAATCCCAGCTGCCTATGCCATGAGTAGAAATAATTTCAAGGGAAAAACCGTTATTAAGAATTTGTTTTTCTCATCAATTATAGTCCCTGGGATAGTTTTCGGTTTCTCAATCTTCAATTTTGTCATAATAAAATTGAGACTCCCTATCTATACCAGCTTGCTCATAGGTCATACCATCGTTATCCTGCCTTATATAATAAGGGTAGTGGCTTCAAGTTTAGAGGGTTTTGACTATTCTATAGAGGAAGCGGCAGTGAGTTTAGGGGCAAGCAGATTAAAAACATTCTTCTTGGTTGTCTTCCCAAATATAACCTCGGGAGTCATAGCCGCCTTTATGCTGGCTTTCATAAATTCATTTAATAATGTCCCAATATCAATTTTTCTCACAGGACCTGGAGTCAGCACCCTTCCAATCAGGATGATGAGTTATGTGGAATATTATTATGATCCCACAATTTCTGCCTTGTCAGTAACACTTATGGTTATGACAATAGGAATCATGTTTATTGTGGAAAAAACATTAGGACTTAGTTATTTTTCAAAATAA
- a CDS encoding LacI family DNA-binding transcriptional regulator has translation MHNIKEVAKLAKTSTATVSRVINRSGYVSDEMKARVLRAIKELDYKPLQRNGENRKTRTIALVVPDIENPFFAKLTKEISKIANTLDYNILLINLSGLKNDGGYFLLNLISTGIDGIIYTSSYRLEDVINKAKEIKIPIVVLDRELKNIQVDSVSINNENAAYLATEYLIKLGHKRIAFIGGTENMEISINRHRGYKMALEKNQLTYDTTIVEHGDFSLESGYKSIKKLMNLSKDITGIVAGNDLMAIGAINYLNFKGYKIPEDISIVGFDDIELASSITPKLTTIAYPLIKMSKLAIEAVIQSISGTERDYMSSCLFAKLIERESADFVDKKKI, from the coding sequence ATGCACAACATAAAAGAAGTTGCTAAACTGGCAAAAACTTCAACTGCCACAGTATCTAGGGTAATAAACCGATCTGGATATGTCAGTGATGAAATGAAGGCCAGAGTTCTAAGGGCAATCAAAGAACTTGACTATAAACCCCTGCAAAGAAATGGGGAAAACAGGAAAACACGAACGATAGCCTTGGTGGTTCCTGATATCGAAAACCCATTTTTCGCCAAATTAACCAAAGAAATAAGCAAGATCGCCAATACCTTAGACTATAATATTCTGCTTATAAATTTGAGCGGACTAAAAAATGACGGAGGGTATTTCCTGCTAAATCTCATTAGCACAGGTATCGATGGAATTATTTACACCTCATCCTATCGTTTGGAAGATGTCATAAATAAAGCAAAGGAAATTAAAATTCCCATTGTGGTTTTAGATCGGGAGCTGAAAAATATCCAAGTGGATTCAGTATCGATAAATAATGAAAACGCAGCGTATTTGGCCACAGAATATCTGATTAAGTTAGGTCATAAAAGAATAGCTTTTATCGGCGGTACAGAAAATATGGAGATTTCCATCAACCGTCACAGAGGTTATAAAATGGCACTGGAAAAAAACCAGCTCACATACGATACAACCATCGTAGAGCACGGTGACTTTAGTTTGGAGTCTGGCTATAAATCCATAAAAAAACTGATGAATTTATCAAAGGATATTACAGGGATTGTAGCTGGAAATGACTTAATGGCAATAGGAGCCATCAATTATCTGAATTTTAAAGGTTATAAGATACCTGAAGATATTTCAATTGTAGGTTTTGATGATATAGAGTTGGCCTCATCTATAACTCCTAAACTGACTACAATAGCTTATCCTCTGATTAAAATGAGTAAACTTGCCATTGAAGCGGTCATCCAAAGTATCTCAGGTACAGAAAGAGATTATATGAGCAGCTGTCTTTTTGCAAAACTCATTGAGCGTGAGTCTGCAGATTTTGTAGATAAAAAGAAGATCTAA